One Cryptosporangium aurantiacum DNA window includes the following coding sequences:
- a CDS encoding alpha/beta fold hydrolase — protein sequence MSILTRNNVSLSGRENGPAMVFAHGFGCDQTMWRYLTPAFADRYRIVLFDYVGHGKSELAAYDSGRYDSLDGYARDVLEVLEELDISSAVFVGHSVSSMIGALAAIQQPERFESLVMVGPSPRYLNDESAGYVGGFEPDDLRGLLDSMESNYLGWSSSMAPMIMGNGDRPELGEELTNSFCRTDPAIALQFAQVTFLGDNRSDLPKVPVRSLVLQCTADVIAPEVVGEYVHEKLPESDYVLLSATGHCPHLSAPAETIAAMQRFC from the coding sequence ATGAGCATCCTGACCAGGAACAACGTGTCGCTGTCCGGGCGCGAGAACGGCCCGGCCATGGTCTTCGCGCACGGCTTCGGTTGTGACCAGACGATGTGGCGGTACCTCACGCCGGCATTCGCCGACCGGTACCGGATCGTGCTGTTCGACTACGTGGGGCACGGCAAGTCCGAGCTGGCCGCCTACGACTCGGGGCGGTACGACTCGCTGGACGGGTACGCCAGGGACGTGCTCGAGGTCCTGGAGGAACTCGACATCTCGTCGGCGGTGTTCGTCGGCCACTCGGTGAGTTCGATGATCGGCGCGCTGGCCGCGATCCAGCAGCCGGAGCGGTTCGAGAGCCTGGTGATGGTCGGGCCATCCCCGCGATACCTCAACGACGAGTCGGCCGGATACGTCGGCGGATTCGAGCCTGACGACCTACGCGGTTTACTCGACTCGATGGAGAGCAACTATCTGGGCTGGTCCAGCTCGATGGCGCCGATGATCATGGGCAACGGTGATCGGCCGGAGCTCGGTGAGGAGCTGACCAACAGCTTCTGCCGCACCGATCCGGCGATCGCGCTGCAATTCGCCCAGGTCACGTTCCTCGGCGACAACCGGTCCGACCTGCCGAAAGTGCCGGTCCGGTCGCTGGTGTTGCAATGCACGGCCGACGTCATCGCGCCCGAGGTCGTCGGTGAGTACGTGCACGAGAAGTTGCCCGAGAGCGACTACGTCCTACTGTCGGCGACCGGCCACTGCCCGCACCTGAGCGCGCCGGCCGAGACGATCGCCGCGATGCAACGATTCTGCTGA
- a CDS encoding SPFH domain-containing protein: MTTDTPVIEMPAPQVRERRADGMPGIPIAIVLLLLLLLGAPALVVLGGVLAPGAGPIALIVLGILLAIATLIGLCGLTPVAPGEARVIQLLGRYTGTIRTDGLRWVNPVTTRQKVSTRVRNHETELAKVNDADGNPIQIAAVVVWQVTDTAKAAFEVDDFVEFVAIQSETAVRHIANSYPYDAPEHQLSLRDNADEITGRLSAEIAARVTAAGVEVIESRITRLSYAPEIAQVMLQRQQANAVVAARTRIVEGAVGMVELALDRLAEHDVVELDEERKAMMVSNLLVVLCGDRGTQPIVNTGSLY, encoded by the coding sequence ATGACCACCGACACGCCAGTGATCGAGATGCCCGCCCCGCAGGTCCGAGAGCGCCGCGCTGACGGAATGCCGGGTATTCCGATCGCGATCGTTCTGCTGCTGCTGCTTCTGCTCGGCGCGCCGGCGCTGGTCGTCCTCGGCGGGGTGCTCGCGCCGGGCGCCGGCCCGATCGCGCTGATCGTCCTGGGCATCCTGCTCGCGATCGCCACGCTCATCGGCCTGTGCGGGCTCACCCCGGTCGCACCCGGCGAAGCGCGGGTGATCCAGCTGCTCGGCCGCTACACCGGCACGATCCGGACGGACGGCCTGCGCTGGGTCAACCCGGTCACCACACGGCAGAAGGTCTCGACCCGGGTACGCAATCACGAGACCGAGCTGGCGAAGGTGAACGACGCCGACGGCAACCCGATCCAGATCGCCGCGGTGGTCGTCTGGCAGGTCACCGACACTGCGAAGGCCGCGTTCGAGGTCGACGACTTCGTCGAGTTCGTCGCGATACAGAGCGAGACCGCAGTGCGGCACATCGCGAACAGCTACCCCTACGACGCCCCGGAGCACCAGCTCTCGCTGCGCGACAACGCGGACGAGATCACCGGCAGGCTCTCCGCCGAGATCGCGGCCAGGGTCACCGCGGCAGGCGTCGAGGTGATCGAATCCCGGATCACCCGGCTGTCCTACGCGCCGGAGATCGCCCAAGTCATGCTGCAGCGTCAGCAGGCCAACGCGGTGGTCGCCGCTCGTACCCGGATCGTCGAGGGCGCGGTCGGCATGGTGGAGCTGGCGCTCGACCGGCTCGCCGAGCACGACGTCGTCGAGCTGGACGAGGAGCGGAAGGCCATGATGGTCAGCAACCTGCTGGTCGTCCTCTGCGGTGATCGCGGCACGCAGCCGATCGTCAACACCGGATCGCTCTACTGA